One window of the Babesia microti strain RI chromosome IV, complete genome genome contains the following:
- a CDS encoding Serine/threonine-protein phosphatase 4 regulatory subunit 3 (overlaps_old_locusTagID:BBM_III05585), giving the protein MFTMVPESEGVEHEESGNEYQIQNGNSYNLNYENFNLNCTNLDGEHSVNDLPSTLLRVKLYEVDIQSSKWIDKGTGRCRVEESFIGESPKLIVKSEDDPNVFIANTYIKDNTDYACQNDSIITWQDGANPELVRALSFQNPIGHHAIWNYINMVITGKRTYSNQKQSTTDSDTTYKGDDDNIELDAFRVLPIINAYSIDRLEHEIDAALADNENSEEIYIDIIDKAWLKMLFNFMNNCIYNKKYQIVSKIAYILRRILLNWCGNLELMQIIVSDEMFFDFLRAFEYDRELIGQGIVLNHVKFFKCARFIDIVNVPNPNFIKCISNAYRLSYIKDVILPRHLDEFSIQRMNNVIFNNMSDILTLIVNQGRHFFQELKNKLLKNYHVGLFLKELLICARNNQQLSQPERNSLILMVRHYHILNDLISYMDGSCEACKFYEENVKPINSNSMLEYKNIKDSMAKLVGNSQICERYKHESGEEDGYRPNLLNTSCHLTPDPVTLATEIIYICTDSFPAVVRAAIFANAEKSETHEPLLMLQLCKVIVESYNDAIQSQCKDIIVRLIDSRHMDLPEKDEICTLFYDKGVLDYLLNIIYTPLECLDAYDYKRLHNAKLEAVDILSTCVKEHKHRFKLRIQSQKIPLKVVVAMSKPYDKFLALGVIKFIKSCLQLKDGFVEKHICQHNILRIVIWILRNLKGNIKGSDYSDTFKRGNLVESACLDLLNFIENNSIECLIIWLFEDRKCKLWLQGIKDYYPIVKILEKKYEFTVNNSKRPLVLSKDVDDSWFEEEEDLDDTYDVMECDALPDYTISNHSTEFSAYNSSSLVEGYDDEDDIFPTKQTASMEDEFIKSPIKLSQDKVPVKRINIVLDTSH; this is encoded by the exons ATGTTTACTATGGTACCGGAATCGGAGGGTGTTGAACATGAGGAGTCTGGGAACGAGTACCAAATTCAGAACGGAAATTCATACAATCTAAACTATGAGAActtcaatttaaattgtacGAATTTGGATGGGGAACATAGTGTTAATGACCTGCCCAGCACGCTTCTTCGAGTCAAACTTTACGAAGTTGACATACAATCA AGCAAATGGATTGATAAGGGTACTGGTAGATGTCGTGTGGAGGAATCTTTCATTGGGGAATCGCCGAAGTTGATTGTTAAGTCGGAAGATGACCCGAATGTTTTTATCGCTAACACTTATATAAAGGACAACACAGACTATGCCTGTCAAAATG attcaATAATTACTTGGCAAGATGGAGCAAATCCGGAACTTGTCAGGGCTCTAAGTTTCCAAAATCCAATAGGACATCATGCTATATG gaattatataaatatggtAATAACTGGTAAGAGAACGTATTCTAACCAAAAACAATCCACTACGGATTCCGATACGACTTACAAGGGagatgatgataatattgaGCTTGACGCATTCCGTGTACTTCCAATTATCAATGCCTATAGTATTGACCGATTAGAACACGAAATAGATGCTGCACTTGCGGATAATGAGAACTCTGAGGAGATTTacattgatataattgataagGCATGGTTGAAGATGTTGTTCAACTTCATGAACAATTGTATctacaataaaaaatacCAAATAGTATCTAAAATCGCATATATTTTGAGAcgtatattattaaattggtGTGGCAATCTTGAGTTGATGCAAATTATTGTTTCAGACGAGATGTTTTTCGACTTCCTCAGGGCTTTTGAAT atgatCGGGAGTTAATTGGACAAGGAATTGTGTTAAACCATGTCAAGTTTTTTAAATGTGCAAGGTTTATCGACATAGTAAATGTTCCTAATCctaatttcataaaatgTATCAGTAACGCTTACAGGTTGTCATATATAAAAGATGTCATTCTACCGCGCCATTTGGACGAGTTTTCAATACAGCGAATGAataatgtcatttttaacaatatgtCAGACATTTTGACTTTAATAGTTAATCAAGGAAGGCATTTTTTTCAGGAACTCAAAAATAAGCTGCTGAAAAATTACCATGTAGGATTGTTTTTAAAGGAGCTGCTAATATGTGCCAGAAATAATCAGCAGCTAAGTCAACCAGAACGTAATTCACTGATTCTGATGGTTAGACATTATCACATACTAAATGACCTAATATCTTATATGGATGGCAGTTGCGAAGCATGCAAGTTCTATGAGGAGAACGTTAAACCTATAAATTCCAATTCTATGCTGGAgtacaaaaatattaaggATTCCATGGCAAAACTGGTAGGAAACTCCCAGATTTGTGAAAGGTACAAACATGAATCGGGAGAGGAGGATGGATATAGACCCAATCTGCTAAACACCTCGTGCCATTTGACCCCTGATCCAGTGACCCTTGCCACggaaataatatatatatgcacAGATAGCTTCCCGGCAGTAGTTAGAGCTGCGATCTTTGCAAATGCTGAGAAAAGTGAAACTCACGAGCCACTTTTGATGCTTCAATTGTGTAAGGTGATTGTAGAGTCATATAATGATGCTATCCAGTCCCAGTGTAAAGATATTATAGTAAGGCTGATAGACTCTAGGCATATGGACTTGCCTGAAAAAGATGAAATTTGTACACTGTTTTATGACAAAGGGGTACTGGATTAtcttttaaatataatttatactCCATTGGAATGTTTAGACGCTTATGACTATAAGAGACTCCATAATGCTAAATTGGAAGCGGTTGACATATTGTCAACTTGCGTTAAAGAACATAAGCATAGATTTAAACTGAGGATTCAGAGCCAAAAGATTCCTTTAAAGGTAGTGGTAGCTATGAGTAAGCCATACGACAAGTTTTTAGCCTTAGGTGTCATCAAGTTTATAAAGTCATGCCTACAGCTCAAA GATGGGTTTGTTGAGAAGCATATATGCCAACACAACATTTTACGCATAGTTATCTGGATCCTTAGGAATTTAAAGGGTAATATTAAGGGTAGTGACTATTCTGACACGTTTAAAAGAGGGAATCTAGTAGAATCTGCGTGCTTGGACCTACTGAATTTCATTGAAAATAACTCTATTGAGTGCCTAATAATATGGCTTTTTGAAGATCGCAAGTGTAAACTATGGCTTCAGGGTATCAAGGATTATTATCCtattgtgaaaattttggagAAGAAATATGAATTCACAGTTAACAATTCAAAACGTCCATTAGTGTTATCTAAGGACGTAGATGATAGTTGGTTTGAGGAGGAAGAAGATTTGGACGACACTTATGATGTTATGGAGTGCGATGCACTACCTGATTACACCATATCAAATCATTCAACTGAATTTAGTGCTTACAATTCTTCAAGTCTGGTTGAAGGTTATGATGACGAAGACGATATATTTCCAACTAAGCAAACAGCAAGCATGGaggatgaatttattaaatcGCCGATTAAATTATCCCAAGACAAGGTGCCGGTCAAACGTATTAATATTGTTTTGGACACTAGCCATTAG
- a CDS encoding hypothetical protein (overlaps_old_locusTagID:BBM_III05590) yields MDARFSCLLDCTNEDKIMTHFSFTNCNDLRNVENHTHKDVLELSNSVPNNFNAAAYLNSVLNITVKQAEELLNGDVSSITYAPAYEIDITYTARYNNGTILSGISQNCPLLTSINELINSGSLTIGDISRVLKVKFNPEFTNSITHISARYKRKLRFKENNTLICTISLIHKGTNTDIAYDYYLPRSFNGTVLEYNKNLEIDTTNLYLRPLDKGWIILGLDTSKESGIYSK; encoded by the exons ATGGATGCAAGATTCTCATGCCTGTTGGATTGTACGAATGAGGACAAAATAATGACCCATTTTAGCTTTACCAATTGCAATGACTTGAGAAATGTTGAGAATCATACGCACAAAGATGTTTTGGAATTGAGCAATTCAGTCcctaataattttaatgctGCTGCATACTTAAATTCTGTGCTAAATATCACAGTTAAACAGGCAGAAGAGTTACTGAACGGTGATGTATCTTCCATCACATATGCCCCGGCGTACGAGATAGATATTACATACACAGCAAGGTACAATAATGG CACAATTTTATCTGGAATATCTCAAAATTGCCCATTGCTAACATcaattaatgaattgattaattcaGGCAGTTTAACTATTGGCGATATTTCTAGGGTACTAAAGGTTAAGTTCAACCCTGAATTTACCAATTCCATAACTCACATATCTGCTAGGTACAAAAGAAAGCTTAGGTTTAAGGAAAATAATACACTAATTTGTACCATATCATTAATTCATAAAGGTACTAATACTGACATCGCATACGATTATTACCTACCAAGATCTTTTAATG gcaCTGTACTTGagtataataaaaatttggaaattgatACAACGAACTTGTACTTGAGG CCATTAGACAAGGGCTGGATTATACTGGGATTAGATACCAGCAAAGAATCTGGCATCTACAGCAAGTAA
- a CDS encoding conserved Plasmodium membrane protein, unknown function (overlaps_old_locusTagID:BBM_III05595) has product MSKVIIKWSTFSYILNTALSLMQQVIFTCYLTTYSVALWSVLVIDIFFIIYILYNSTPRLLVIQGARCWAAHTRLLIFKIIFIYLFILPTGISDKALLLRGLVSMGNEISLVNSLTVLIYVLWIFQIGTMIYNGIRKISIEHMLHIELALRVFIDLMDIIDATHNFIFERNVQFLGHFVLFGYVISLYFHGYSFPRMGVEKYLNLPDSTHSISIGANEDINSSGDVRYCRKNAIIVGTWFVDVLIGSCRIVAIYITKNSGFSIFLIKNIYSIVLYFGLFSSISIIPKLLKSNESMSGHLSENKFDLKKIGSVKTQFSIKSKQFDKVDNQNYLWSSKESNKNYFSKSGICLSPNLFEYLYKITSSLEFSSKTDLHHFLNPTCVQFNYKLRIIFPYISFVFLKILFVLLFNFATNHNSYNTDFITAYFTADSTDATAQIDKTYGHLVIAVIAAIFLLNFACFVTITTLFEAIFSGLFAAIRFLSFIAMLSLFSQSKLLNMIVTNLNLMIMKSLGNHILCVFAIWPCINLLSNMYPFISAILGKQFNSYIILSTDNFGDTRDQVGVIPTNTLILLVTAQNLLLPKSMYKYFSGNYVVSTYRLNIMLSWVHTRRVFMSIYMRILLLLSVGNASYSIYIPIFGIHALFLMHYLLSTRTVRHAIINKTELQRTLKDANEGLKGNVVTRDFDGNVFTSTCKLLPDLLY; this is encoded by the exons atgtCTAAAGTTATAATCAAATGGAGTACGTTCTCCTACATTTTGAATACAGCGCTGTCACTGATGCAGCAGGTGATTTTTACCTGCTACCTAACAACATACAGTGTGGCATTATGGTCAGTACTGGTGATtgacatattttttatcatttacaTCCTGTACAATAGCACTCCCCGTTTATTAGTTATCCAAGGTGCCAGATGCTGGGCTGCACACACCCGTTTGCTGAtctttaaaattatattcatttatcTGTTCATTTTACCTACGGGTATATCTGATAAGGCACTTCTGTTGAGGGGATTGGTATCTATGGGGAATGAGATTTCATTAGTTAACTCATTGACAGTGTTGATTTATGTGTTATGGATTTTTCAAATAGGGACAATGATCTACAATGGTATACGGAAAATCTCAATTGAGCACATGTTACACATTGAATTGGCGCTGCGGgtatttattgatttaatgGACATTATAGATGCAACACATAACTTCATTTTCGAGAGAAATGTGCAATTTTTGGGTCATTTTGTTCTTTTCGGATATGTAATATCACTCTACTTCCATGGATATTCTTTTCCCCGTATGGGAGTTGAAAAGTATCTTAATTTGCCAGATTCGACACATAGTATTTCAATTGGAGCCAATGAAGATATTAATTCCAGTGGAGACGTTAGGTATTGTAGGAAGAATGCTATAATTGTCGGCACTTGGTTCGTTGATGTATTAATTGGATCTTGTCGCATTGTAGCCATTTATATTACTAAAAACTCTG GGTTTTCTATTTTTCtgatcaaaaatatctactCTATAGTTTTGTATTTCGGGCTATTCAGCTCCATATCCATAATCCCCAAGTTACTCAAGTCAAATGAATCAATGTCAGGTCATCTATCCGAAAACAAATTTGATcttaaaaaaattggatCTGTCAAAACTCAATTTTCAATCAAATCTAAACAGTTTGACAAGGTAGATAATCAGAACTATTTATGGTCATCCAAGGAAAG CAATAAGAATTATTTCAGTAAATCTGGTATTTGTTTAAGTCCCAATTTGTTCgaatatttgtataagaTTACTTCTAGCCTTGAATTCTCATCCAAAACAGACTTACATCACTTCCTAAACCCAACTTGCGTCCAGTTTAATTACAAACTTAGGATTATATTTCCATATATTTCTTTTGTATTTCTCAAGATCTTGTTTGTACTTCTTTTTAACTTTGCCACCAATCACAATAGTTATAACACTGATTTCATCACTGCTTATTTTACAGCAGATAGCACGGATGCAACAGCACAGATTGATAAGACCTATGGACATTTGGTTATTGCAGTAATTGCAGCtatttttttgttaaatttcgCATGCTTCGTAACAATTACAACTCTTTTTGAAGCAATATTCAGCGGGCTATTCGCTGCCATTAGGTTTTTATCTTTTATCGCAATGTTATCTCTTTTCTCCCAGTCCAAACTGCTAAACATGATAGTGACGAATTTAAACCTTATGATTATGAAATCATTGGGTAATCATATTCTTTGTGTATTCGCTATCTGGCCA tgtATTAATCTACTTTCCAATATGTACCCTTTCATTTCGGCGATCCTAGGAAAACAGTTTAACAGCTACATAATCCTCTCAACGGACAATTTTGGTGATACCAGGGATCAAGTTGGTGTGATACCTACTAATACACTCATTTTGCTTGTTACTGCTCAAAACCTTCTATTGCCAAAATCTATGTACAAATATTTCTCTGGCAATTACGTGGTGTCAACCTATAG GCTTAACATCATGCTCTCATGGGTGCACACAAGAAGAGTTTTTATGTCAATTTACATGCGTATACTTTTACTTCTGAGTGTGGGTAATGCTAGctattcaatatatataccaaTATTTGGAATTCACGCTTTATTTCTAATGCACTACTTGTTGTCAACTCGCACGGTGCGCCATGCTATAATTAACAAGACTGAACTGCAAAGGACTCTTAAAGATGCAAACGAAG GTTTGAAGGGTAATGTCGTTACGCGCGACTTTGATGGAAATGTGTTTACTAGCACGTGTAAATTACTACCAGACTTGCTGTATTGA
- a CDS encoding Glycine-rich protein 2 (overlaps_old_locusTagID:BBM_III05600) — protein MVRLSGKCKWFNSIKGYGFITLETGEDVFVHQSEIHAVGFRSLAENEPVELEVINEDNRKKAVKVTGPKGDYVKGADDTRYNDGFNPRSSGYRSGNGSGGSYRNNDYNDRY, from the coding sequence ATGGTTAGGCTAAGCGGAAAGTGCAAATGGTTCAATTCTATAAAGGGCTACGGCTTCATAACCCTGGAAACAGGAGAGGATGTTTTCGTGCATCAAAGTGAAATTCACGCTGTGGGTTTCAGAAGTTTAGCTGAAAATGAACCAGTAGAACTGGAAGTTATCAATGAAGATAATAGGAAGAAAGCAGTTAAGGTTACGGGCCCAAAGGGTGACTATGTCAAGGGTGCTGATGATACTCGTTATAACGATGGCTTTAACCCCCGAAGCTCTGGTTACAGAAGTGGCAATGGCAGCGGTGGTAGCTACAGAAATAATGATTACAATGACAGATACTAA